The DNA window taCAGACAGATTAAGGATCATAGATCATAAATCGCTGTTTTTTCACCTGTCATGAAAAAGTAGACTTAAAAACCAAGAGACATTCCCTACAATTGTATATCTAAAATGTGCGTCTgggattgcaaaaaaaaaaaatcccctaggCATCACCAtacatggaaaaaaaagtgatgggTCTCCGAATATAGTGATTCCAAAAACAActtagcatttttgatttgaggaaccatggtcatgtgatttacgatccatggtcatgtgatgaggacacaggtgtacagatgattaccaggcagctgtctgattgTTATGccgtgactgtaacgagcggcacgtgcgctcatcacatgaccatggaccataaatcacatgaccatggtcaggcttctatccactagaagtaacagaatgaatgacagcaagccgaaatctagaaaaccgtgaggaattgatacagaaagtatatttggaaattgtatatccttttattgtacatttgtttgtcaatattggtgtgaaagaggccaacccctttaaagaagttgaTCGACAGGAAACTGGATCCTCCAGATGCCTACTCTCTTTAGGAAGTAACTTTCTGTAAGCCCTATTAGCTTGGGAACTCAGCATATTGGTAAGCCAACACACCAGGGTGACCTGCACGTCCATTGCATTATCGAAGTCTCTGGTATAGCCATCTGGTGCGGGTACCTTTGTAGTAAGGAGACGATTATTGATTGCACCTCTGGGGCTGATACAGGGGTATTAAAGTCACTCAATTGGGTCTCGGTAAGTGTAGGGAAAGTCATCTTGTCTAAGAAGATGTCCATGAGTTGGATCAAGTAGAGTGCATAGTATGCAACGAATATTGCGTTGACTCCGTTGATCACAGATGGTCATTTCTCCATAACAAATTTGCCAGATGCCTGGCCCATTTATCCCCAAAGCAGTGAAAATTTCTGATAAAACTCTCTACTTTCCACTGACACATTGCTTTGTTGATAGTCCAATTTAGTTTGTGATGATGGGGCACATTGATACCATGTGAAGGCACCGTGTTTGGTAGCAAACACCTTacggcaggttcacatctgcggccccggtctccgctttcaggtttccgtcttctgcccgagaaactggacaggagacggagacctggcagtcacttttcaaaccaaaTCATTTGAATAGATTTGCGAAGTGTCTGCCCGTaagcaccggtgagcattttgtggtctctgcagcaaaatcggacatgcaggactttgtgttcggttaaaaaaaaacggttttgccatggagaccgcaaaacgctcacgggcgctcatgggcggacactatctgctgggtttccatcttgtgcaggcagaagatggaaacctgaaagtggagaccggggtgcagatgtgaacccgcccttagtaagTTGGATAGCCTTGATCTTTCTCAACAAATGGACATTGGATATTATCCTGCCCGCAGAAGTAGCTTTTGCTGTTTCCCATGTGTCTGGGTCATGTCAAAATATTTTAACCACTAACTTGATGAAGCCTTCACCTTGAGCAAAAAACAATGGAAATCTCCATTATGCGCCTGATCCTTTGCTCGTTATTCCATTCATGGCCAACCTTCTAGAGTTTCCTCATGAGAGTCTGTCAAGAGTACACTGAGaattgtaagggctagttcacacggacatagagggggcggattatggcgcgtaatccacgtcatgatCGGACTCCtcaaaatggtggtctatgtagaccgctaggttacttttttctgtgagcggcatgttgctcatggaaaaaagaagcggactgtcctttcttcaggcagattctaagGCTCGTTGAGCTGCGGCGTACGCCTGGCGGCAACAACTTCCGGAGTCGGCCAATTCGGAAGAATTAAgtttttgacccgagagtgatactgctccccgcgtcactctcggtgccaaaatccgggCTTCCGCtatccgtgtgaactaacccttacttcTTCATTTTGTCAACTGGAAACCACTGACAGTATACTTGTGGATACGTttctgaaataaataaataaaatgctcaTTATTTACAATTGTCTCATAATTTCTCTGGATTTCCTTCAATGATTTGTCTCATTTATGTAGAACATTAATTGATCTCCGGTGGTTAAGGCTTCCTTATAAAATCTTCATGCGCTTGGGCCTCAAATCACATGTGGACGGATTTACTAAGAACGTTCCACTCCTGTATTTTATGCTCATTTAATCTGTCTCTGTTATATCTAGACCTTCATTTTCATTATTTGTTGTCACATATTGTTTCGTATGATCTTCGTTAAGAAAGAGAAACCTAAGAGCAGACGCGGTGGAGAGTTTTCGGACCTTCCGATATGTCAGACACGATCACGGTTCTGAAAGCAAGCCTCCAAGTATTTTGAAGTATCATGACCGTATTTTCAATTATATTACACCTTTggttatattctattctattacgttacattatattatattatgctgtGCATAGAGGTGCGGTGTATGGTTTTCTTCATGTTGGCTTCTTTCTAACTCTGGTCTATTAGGAATGGACGGCTAGAATCATTGACTTAGGTTTTTTACTCCAGTTTACATTTGTAGGTTAGTCAAGGCAAATCCAGATTGTGCGTTGTCCCCAGTTCTGGTTATTACATCCAGTATCACGGTAGACCTTACACTATGATATAGCCTATGGGGGGCCAAGCTAGAGGAAGGGTACAGAGGTAGCAATTGGTACTAGATCCTGGAGCCTTAAGGTGATCAAAGGGAAGAGGGAGCCCCAAAATATAGTTTGCTCGGGAGCTCAGGACGTTAAGGTAATGCCGCTTCGTAAGATGAAGGGTAAGACCAGATCAACAACATCACCAAATTCATCTTACTTGGATTGACCCTGGATGAGATGAATACTGTGCTATATCCTTCTTTGTATTATATGATCTTGAGCTTTTTATGGATTAGACCATAACATTTCCATTACAGAGATAAATTCAATAATCATCAAAAATGAAGAAAATGTGTAAACAATCTTAAAGATTGTGAAGGTAACTAAACGCCACAATGGTAAAGTAAGTCAAGCTGCTGCTACTGGTGCCTGTCGGGTGAGCCAAGGTTCCTGGTGTTGTAGACTTGCACAGTGTTCCCAGAGCTGCAGCTCAAACCAATTTGGTAGTCCACTTGGTCCACAATGTATTTCTCTCGTTCCCTTTATATAGATAAAAACAATGCATTGTCTCCAGTTTTAGTTACTATCACCCAACACTATCTTAATTTCACATTGGACCTTAGGCTATGTTATTATTCTTCATATAATGGAAACCAAGAACACGACCGCCATCTTTACAGAATTTGTTCTACTTGGATTTACTACGGACCCCAAGATAAATGCCGCGCTCTTTGTCTTATTCTTTATCATCTACCTGGTCACATTGGCTGGAAACatcctaataatatatataatcatCTACAACCCCAAGTTACATAAACCCATGTACTTTTTTCTTTGTCTATTATCCATTCTCGACTTGTGCAGTTCAACAACGGTTTTGCCCCGATTATTGGCCGACCTCTTCTCTACTGAGAGGACCATCTCATTTATGGCTTGTCTCCTTCAGATCTATGCCATGCTTACTGTGAATGAGTCCGAGTGCCAACTTCTTGTTGTGATGGCTATTGATCGCTATGTCGCCATATGTCACCCTCTCCGCTACCCGGTCCTGATGCGTTGGGGTAATTGTTATAAGATGGTGTCTCTAGTATTCGTTGTAAGCTTTATCTTTATTGTTGTCCCTTCATTTTTCTCTTCTTCTGCTCTGTGTGCTAACCAGATCAACCATTTCATGTGTGAGATGATTGGTGTTGTAAAATTGGCATGTGAGGACACGTCTTCTAGTGAACTTCAGATATTTTCTATCAGTTTTATCActctcctccttcctcttctgcTCATCTTACTATCTTATGGTTGTATCATATCTTCTGTACTAAAGATTCCATCGGCGGGAAGGTCTAAGGCTTTTTCCACTTGTACGTCCCATCTTGCGGTGGTGGCTTTGTCTCTTGGGACGGCCATGTTGCTGTATTTTGGCCCCTCGTCCATGCACTCTACAGACTACGAGAAATATACCTCTATATGTTATGCTATTCTAACCCCAATGCTGAATCCTCTCATCTATAGTCTCAATAATAGAGAGGTTAAAGATGCCTTCAAGAAGTTCTTCACAAGCTTTTGAAACCTTAAAAAGCGAGAGATGAATGTGGATAGAAATCGTTCATATGTACACCTTATATAATATTGGTTTTCATCAATTCTGTCCACTTTTTCAATTTCACAATAGACAATAGTTAAAAAAGAAAGCAAGGCCAGATCATCTCCAAGCAAGCAAGACAAGGTTACAATGCTGGGATATGTCAGATTGGAAAACATGGCTGGCTTCTTCTTCTCAAGAAGTGACATCGCATCCTTCGATCACTCCATTGCATTATTGCTACATAATTCTTGTAAATGAGGATGGCATCTGTTCTATAGTTTAGAAGGTGGGAGAGGTTAGTTGTTGTCCATCGACCCTTAGCCAGCCCTAGCAGGTAGCATGGATTTAGCTGGAGAAGAGTCCAGGCTAGGGTTGAgccagtcttgagatttcaggatcgttttgaaaatccgattttcgataattttccagctgatcccaatcgcaattgtgaaatttgctcgatcgccaatcaagatccgatctttttcgatcccgatcaCACAACCCTATTCCAGACATTTTGAAGAGCAAGACTAGTCTTTTGTTATTGGCAGTTCATAACCCCGAGACATTGGCCCTCAACAATGGCCCTCAGGAGCTCAGAGGAGACACATTTTTTAGGCATTTCGCAATAGTAGTCCCAGACAGGACCAAGTTAGTGCACTGGCAAGTAATTGTGCACATGAAGAAGGGCTTGTGGATCTCGAAACGAGTTGTGAACtatgtttttgtccaataaaggtcatatattttattcacctttaGGACAccccaatctgtggaccagagagcacAGATGTCCATCTACAGCCACTGGCCTCCTTCTTTCCAGTGCCCTGGAAAAGGGACATAGAGCTTGGGTTGGGATATATTTGCCATAGTGTAAAAGGACAGACAAATTGCGTTGTGCATAACCATCATGCCATTTCCAGAGTTTACGCTACACAGGACTCTGCGGAGAGATTGGGGAAATAGCACTTGGCCAAGAGGTGTCTCATGAAGATGACATCTTAGAGTGTAATTGTAAGACCCATTCAACCCAACAAAAAGCAAGTTTACAGATGTTATATGAAACTTCTCATTGGTCTCATGATTAACTTGATTCCAtatattgatatatataatataattccctATCTGCATTTTGTGATCTGATCTGAGTACTACCATCTCTGCTATGTAACAATCACCCTTAATCTGTTCCTTAAAATGGATTTATGGGGATATACCTTGTCGAGAGAATTATGGGATTCAATGTATTAGTACTATGGTCATTCATGTGTATTTGTTGTGTTTTACTGTATATATGCTACTCTGATACAGCTCGATCAGTTGTTGGATACATTACTGCTTTGGGtgtattaaaaacaaaaactataCCTTTTGTGCCAATGTTTTGCATGTACTGtagtccaggtatatcagccccaggtttctgatcaatgtgtggtccagggcagatctggagtagctttcagcccaggtgtgggtcataggttcattgctggcccataaaaggctgaagagcctgcacttcagggcagatccagggagtgagaggaggcgtctgggtctgtcctgatactctgaGTCCAGCGAGTTAGACCTTGTATGTTACAATCTGTCTTCTGTAGGCTTGCTTCTCTGATCTTTATCCTGCAAGTCCGCACATTCCCTCACACCATATTCAATGGGGTAACCTGGGTCCCTGATTGGTAAACCTCAGGGATGCTGTAGACTCTACCAGTTAGATCACAGGTAACTTGTTTTGCTTGATGCTTTTGATCTTCTAGTTTTCTGCAGTCCATTTGGAAATTGCATAAAGAGTCATTCCATTACTGGGGAATTGGCAATTCTGTAACAAATATAGCCTTCAAAGTAGAAAGACGTAGCCACAGATTGGTTTAGGGGTTATTTGCCCATCATAATTTCATAATTGAAAAGCATTTTTTCTAAGGAGGCATGCAAGAAATAATTCTGTGGACGTTGCTATCAAAATTTCCTGATAAATGTGGCTTATATGGTATATTTTGTGTGTCGTTTGTATGTAGTTTAAAtactatgctgaaaaagcccccccccctcggcttatactcgagtcaagcaaaaaaaaaaataatattttttttttttggagggggggggggtctataaccagccgcaatagtaatgtatagaatctcccataaaaaatagtgaaaaaaaagaagctttaaaaaaatatatataataaaaaaataaagtaaataaaagttgtaaatccctcctttccctaaaatacatataaaagtaggaaattactgcgaaacacaaacacattaggtatccctgtgactGACACTGCTcggtctgctgaatataggggatctgcagtgctcctgttctatcgggaaggggttaataggagtactgcagatcccctatatacagccagtggggggaaaaaaaacagtcctcaagctcagggaaggggcagacagacaaccaaaacacccccccaccacccccttccccagcaactactgcacccaaaaactccgaccattttaatttaatttttggaaattttccagtagctgctgcatttccccccctcggcttatactcgagtcgatatgttttcccattttttttgtggtaaaattaggggccttggcttatattcgggttggcttatactcgagtatatacggtacatttcaCTGTATAAGAATGCTGGCATCCACTATGGCATTCCAGTATAGGTACAGTCTATTTATGGTTGTGTTGTTTTAGAAACCTAGTAAATGAAAAGTGAAGTTATATTGGCTGATACACGTCATACTACTGAAGGTCCTGTGAACtgcttgttaggattgggtcctgcaggtttctatcatagcgcacagcgccacctgcaggtcagtCTAACCGTCCAgcattcaccttactgagcatgctcagacatattggaactgctcacaagctaagtgccatttctcccctattgagcatgagcggtgaggtcatcaccaccacccctattgggcggggacttccctttaaatagtgtgagccgacgcccaccggctgctcacacttccactaaaatatcctcaaagtccatggagtgaatgacactagttttcagggataggctccagtactcaggcaggtttcagactaggcctctgtgtggggttcctctgcttctcctgggtgctgttaggtaggacctgtaaaccctgaactgctagatcaggggtagggaacctttggctctccagctgctgtgaaactacaactcccagaatgctccattcacttccataggagttcccagaacagcagagccagtatgcatgctgggagttgtagttttgcaacagctggagagccgtacgttccctacccctgtgctagatctacaccagggctaggagcggtagacgctgtTCCATcttgtagatctgcggcaggtatggtctctgagatagcctatgtgtactgtctgttttgatgtatggctcccagctgtgtgcgggagtATGCAAACCCCCCTgcgggctccaagctgtgtgcgaagcgtgggtgtgtgatgtcaccaAGCTGTGTGCCAGAGCATGTTCTAAAAcgtccgtggtggcccctagctcctcgcaggggtaagtgtgtgtgtttgatggcctggggtgagtgttaacccttggcagcctgtgtgtttcacttgtactggtgcacctggccagtgagctaaactggcagggttttagttgcaccttgttcacatggagtgtcgcacagtacacactgttcacattgagttcaggctgcagtgttctacagtagttcacatttagtccaggctgcagtgttctgcagtagttcacattgagttaggctgcagtgtcttgcagtagttcacattgtcttttaggctgcagtgttctgcagtagttcacattgagttaggctgcagtagttcacattgagttaggctgcagtgttctgcagtagttcacattgagttaggctgcagtgttctgcagtagttcacattgagttaggctgcagtgttctgcagtagttcacattgagttaggctgcagtgttctgcagtagttcacattgagttaggctgcagtgttctgcagtagttcacattgagttaggctgcagtgttctgcagtagttcacattgagttaggctgcagtgttctgcagtagttcacattgagttaggctgcagtgttctgcagtagttcacattgagttaggctgcagtgttctgcagtagttcacattgagttaggctgcagtgttctgcagtagttcacattgagttaggctgcagtgtcttgcagtagttcacattgtcttttaggctgcagtgttctgcagtagttcacattgagttaggctgcagtgttctgcagtagttcacattgagttaggctgcagtgttctgcagtagttcacattgagttaggctgcagagttctgcagtagttcacattgagttaggctgcagtgttctgcagtagttcacattgagttaggctgcagtgtcttgcagtagttcacattgtcttttaggctgcagtgttctgcagtagttcacattgagttaggctgcaatgttctgcagtagttcacattgattttcacgctgcagagTCTTctcagtagttcacattgagttcagacatacagccgcccatcattgggcctgtggacctcgctgcagtgtcttgcagctaagaggttctgttgtttcaaaaaaaatatttatatatacacacagaaccgtaacactgctATTGACTAATACAAGTCCTATATACCTTGCTTGTTCTGGAAACCTTgtataaagctgtgtgtatgtcaataCTGAAGAATCTGTGAGTTTTCATTGGTCCATAAGCATCCTATGATCATGTGTATCACAGTTTGGATATGAGTTaaaaaacctgcgattggttgttatggaaacctggaataaaactgtgtgaatgtgaccttgtgtaacagtgtcatccactgtaccctgcccctttaaacctgaggtacagcagtgaagaaaaatggtggggctgttatggaaacctggagtaaagctgtgtgcatgtggagactaagcacctgcgagcttctattggctgattaGGGACATgcgaccatgtgtatggcagtcaGTATAGTATACTGACTGCTGTTATTGTACAGCCACCTTGGGCAGTCTAAGATAACGGTAACTCCAGATCACATCCTTGTTGTTAGAATTTCTTTGCAGATACTCAGCTGTTCTGTGCCTTGATTCTAGCTCTAACACTACTATTTCCATAACAACACGTGACTCCTTTCaggtgtcactttttttttttttttaaccctttgtgtgtattactatgttatgcATAATTTTTTTAGTGGTTAGTGGCAGCTAGCTTTAGTGCAAGGGGTTTTTTTagttgtttgtttgttgtttttttttactttattacattttatggTATGTTGAGATTCAGAGCCGAATTTGGAGAAGAGGGCCTCTGTATTTTTCCATTATCGGGCAGACACAAATTCCTAATTCCGCTCGGGGATTTGACAAATTCCACATCCTGTCTACACAGATTTACCTTTCAACCTCTGTTATCAATTTCTGGTAAATAATAAATGAATGCAATACCTGTGGGGTCCAAATGTTTATTATGCCCCTTAATAAATTATTAAGGGGTCTAATTGCCATTGGGTGTTTCCATGGTTTTGGCACTTCAGCGGCCCTGCAAATTTGACATAGTGCTTGAAAACTTTTATAATAAAATCTGCCCTCCAGATAATTTCCACCAGTTTTGCATTGGTGGATTTTGTATTTCATTTGTTTGtctgtccataagcgtcatgccatcatgtgtatctcagattGGATaatagtgaaaaacctgcgattgttatggagacctggagtagagctgtgtgaatgtgaccttgtgtaacagtgtcatccacagtgcactacccctttaaagctgacctacagcagtgaataaaaatggctgggttgttatgaaaACATGGAGTAAAtctctgatgtgtaatactgtgtgctgagctgtgtatctaatcctctgatgtgtgatactgtgtgctgagctgtgtatctaatcccctgatgtgtaatactgtgtgctgagctgtgtatctaatcatctgatgtttgttactgtgtgctgagctgtgtatctaatcccctgatatgtaatactgtgtgctgagctgtgtatctaatcctctgatatgtgatactgtgtgctgagctgtgtatctaatcatctgatgtgtgatagtatgtgctgagctgtgtaactaatcccctgatgtgtgatactgtgtgctgagctgtgtatctaatcatctgatgtgtgatagtatgtgctgagctgtgtaactaatcccctgatgtgtgatactgtgtgctgagctgtgtatattttttctttctttttttttttttttttctttttggtagagttggaagggacctcaagggccatcgggtccaaccccctgcgagtgcaggtcttcctaaatcatcccagcatatgtttatccagattccgcttgaagatctccattgatggagcgcccaccacctcccgtggcagcctattccactctctcactaccctcactgtcagaaagtttttcctaatgtctaatctgtatctctttccctttagtttcatccttCTAATCTAATCCTATCTAATCCTAA is part of the Leptodactylus fuscus isolate aLepFus1 chromosome 3, aLepFus1.hap2, whole genome shotgun sequence genome and encodes:
- the LOC142198650 gene encoding olfactory receptor 10T2-like, with the protein product METKNTTAIFTEFVLLGFTTDPKINAALFVLFFIIYLVTLAGNILIIYIIIYNPKLHKPMYFFLCLLSILDLCSSTTVLPRLLADLFSTERTISFMACLLQIYAMLTVNESECQLLVVMAIDRYVAICHPLRYPVLMRWGNCYKMVSLVFVVSFIFIVVPSFFSSSALCANQINHFMCEMIGVVKLACEDTSSSELQIFSISFITLLLPLLLILLSYGCIISSVLKIPSAGRSKAFSTCTSHLAVVALSLGTAMLLYFGPSSMHSTDYEKYTSICYAILTPMLNPLIYSLNNREVKDAFKKFFTSF